The Couchioplanes caeruleus nucleotide sequence AGGAGTGCTGTCAGGTCGCGGTTGGTCAGTTCCTCGTTGCCGCCGATGTGGTAGATCTCGCCCGGGCGTCCCTGCAGCAGCACCAAGGCCGTGCCGCGGCAGTGGTCCGTGACGTGGATCCAGTCGCGGACCTGAGTGCCGTCGCCGTAGAGCGGGACCGGGCGGCCCTCCAGCAGGTTGGTGACGAAGCGGGGGATCAGCTTCTCCGGGTGCTGGTACGGGCCGTAGTTGTTGGCGCAGCGCGTAACCGTCACGGGCAGGCCGTGCGTACGGTGGTACGCCAGCGCGAGCAGGTCCGCGCCCGCCTTGGTCGCCGCGTACGGGGAGTTGGGGGCCGGCGGGGCCGATTCCGTCCAGGAGCCCGACTCCACGGAGCCGTAGACCTCGTCCGTCGAGACGTGCACGAACCTCTCCACGCCGTGCCGGAGGGCCGCGGCGAGCAGGACCTGGGTGCCCACCACGTTGGTCGTGGCGAACTCGGACGCCTCCTGGATCGAGCGGTCGACGTGGGATTCCGCCGCGAAGTGGACGACGTGGTCGTGCTTGCTCAGCACCGAGTCGACGAGGGCCGCGTCGCAGATGTCTCCCGGGACGAAGTCCAGGCGCTTGCTCTCCGCCACCGGACCGAGGTTGGCGAAGTTCCCGGCGTACGTGAGCTTGTCGAGGACCGTGACCCGCGCGCCCTCCAGGCCCGGCAGTTCGTCGCGGAGGACGGCGCGCGCGAAGCTGGACCCGATGAAGCCGGCACCGCCGGTGATCAGAAGATTCATCAAGTCGGCAGTGTATCCGCAGGTGGCGGCCCTGTGGCCAGGGAATACCACGCAGTGCTGCGGTGAAAGGGCGCGTTGTCACTGCCGTTCCATGCCGTTCTGCGGCTAGTGTTTCGACATGGAACGGCGAATTTTCGGCCTCGAAACCGAGTACGGAGTCACGTGCACCTACCGGGGGCAGCGGCGGCTGTCTCCGGACGAGGTGGCCCGCTACCTGTTCCGCCGAGTGGTGTCCTGGGGACGCAGCAGCAACGTCTTCCTCCGCAACGGTGCCCGTCTCTACCTCGACGTCGGTTCCCACCCCGAGTACGCGACCCCCGAGTGCGACAGCGTCACC carries:
- the rfbB gene encoding dTDP-glucose 4,6-dehydratase, which translates into the protein MNLLITGGAGFIGSSFARAVLRDELPGLEGARVTVLDKLTYAGNFANLGPVAESKRLDFVPGDICDAALVDSVLSKHDHVVHFAAESHVDRSIQEASEFATTNVVGTQVLLAAALRHGVERFVHVSTDEVYGSVESGSWTESAPPAPNSPYAATKAGADLLALAYHRTHGLPVTVTRCANNYGPYQHPEKLIPRFVTNLLEGRPVPLYGDGTQVRDWIHVTDHCRGTALVLLQGRPGEIYHIGGNEELTNRDLTALLLEACGAGWDQVHHVEDRKGHDRRYALDDTKIRDELGYRPQVDFRAGLAETVQWYRDNPDWWRPLVID